Within the Drosophila kikkawai strain 14028-0561.14 chromosome 4, DkikHiC1v2, whole genome shotgun sequence genome, the region tggatcgattcttaatgatccaattgccaACTGCAAGGGTTACCTTTATTTCTTTGTTGATGTTGCACAATACGGATAATTTATTCTCGGCTCTAGGTCTTATTAACAAACACTCctcttaatttattatttaatatattatatttacagatTAGCCAATTACAACCAATGGCCACCATAGACGGAAGACCAGCGCAATATGGTATTTCCCTTAAGCAATTGCGCGAGCTCATGGAGCATCGTGGCCGAGAAGGTGTAGCAAAGATAGGAGAATTTGGTGGTATTCACGAACTATGTAAAAAGCTATACACATCACCAAATGAGGGTAGGTCCTCTTTCCATTgtataatttaacattttttattacataatattataatCAGGTCTAAGTGGCTCGAAGGCTGACGAAGAGCACAGGCGGGAGACATTCGGTTCAAATATAATACCACCAAAGCcaccaaaaacttttttgacACTTGTTTGGGAAGCCCTACAGGATGTAACCCTTATTATTTTAGAGGTTGCTGCCTTAGTATCGCTTGGCCTATCATTTTATAAGCCAGCCGATGAAGATGCGCGTAAGTTCAAGACAATAATATAATAACATTTatccaaatataaaatatccgtttaaaatattattgcaGCTTTACTgcaagaggaggaggagcatcaTGGTTGGATTGAAGGATTGGCCATCCTTATCTCTGTTATCGTCGTTGTGATTGTAACAGCCTTTAATGATTACTCCAAGGAGAGGCAATTCCGTGGTCTTCAAAGTCGCATCGAAGGCGAGCACAAATTTTCCGTTATTAGAGGAGGCGAAGTCTGTCAGATTTCTGTTGGTGACATCCTCGTTGGTGACATAGCTCAGATTAAATATGGAGACCTGTTGCCTGCCGACGGCTGCCTTATTCAAAGCAATGACTTAAAGGTACAAATTGGttatataataaaagtttaatatGGGAAAGGACAATCTAAATTTtgattcattaaaataatttttggcgTTTCGCTAAAATCGGTGTTTAAACCGTTCGCGTCGAAAGTAAAATCTGTATTCGTCACGTGCaaatttttggtttctttttagtttaatttcttgaattcgatcaaatgtttaaaatcaattatagTTCAATTATAGCTATAGGCAAGAGCTTTGTGtcaacatttataaaaataacaaagaatgTAACATCGGTTTCTTTTTTACTTATTGAATGCGTACAGATGTCAAATTCGACAGAATAGGAATGCCCATAGAGTAAAAACTTagcaatatatttttctcaacAACTTATTCATTGTTTTCTGCAGGTTGACGAATCATCCTTAACTGGCGAATCTGATCATGTTAAAAAGGGTACTGACGTTGATCCCATGGTGCTCTCCGGAACACATGTTATGGAAGGTAGCGGAAAAATGATCGTCACAGCCGTTGGTGTCAACTCTCAGGCTGGAATTATATTTACACTTCTTGGCGCGGCTGTTGATGAACAGGAAgcggaaattaaaaaaatgaaaaaaggtAGGAGTATGTAACAAAAATCAAGTAGATACAAGTAAGTTTATAACAAAGGCttcttaaagtaaaaaaaaataatattcaatgacaaattttattactaaatatttaataaaaataataataaaacagcaattttacaaaatatctaattcaaataataaaaatttcaaatattaaaatattttagaaatatataataaactgcATACTATTTATACCATATTCTTAGATAAACTTTTATCTAAGAGCCATACATTCCTCTGATcaaagttaaataattatttattattcattgtgccttttttattgtgtttttgttctttttttcatATACTCCTCCATGCATGATGTGAATTGATTGACCCATCATATACCCTACATCATCCACCCAAATCAATCAAccgatataaataaatacctgGGAATCAACCTCTCAACCTCAACCACAAACTCCAACCaaatatcaaaatttaaacaaatatcgACATAAATCTAAAATTGAACCAaaccaaatatataaattaaaatgaaatattcagAAGCTAAAAAGGCCATCAAGCAAAAGAGTCTGACAGGTGAATCTATAGCtccatttaatatatattcttatttataattatttattacatatattatatttttataaacctaaaaaatacataaaaatgcaaccgtttatatttatacataaatattaatatggTGGAATATTTATGTAACACATTCATATATCCTAAAACAGGTGAGAGTGGAAAAGGGAGTCAACCCCCACCCCAAACTCAACATCAAGCGGTTCATAGCGAAGGAACTAAGTCATCGGAATCGGAGGGCAATCATGTCCCCCAATCATCATCCTCAGCCACAGCAGCTGCGCCCGAAACTGGCCATAAAAAGGAGAAATCGGTGCTTCAGGCAAAGCTAACCAAATTGGCAATACAAATCGGTTATGCTGGATCTACAATTGCTGTACTCACAGTTATTATACTGATTATTCAATTTTGCTTCAAAACTTTTGTAATTGATGAGAAGCCGTGGAAGAATACGTATGCTAATAATCTGGTGAAGCATTTAATAATTGGTGTTACTGTATTGGTAGTGGCTGTGCCAGAAGGATTGCCTCTAGCAGTGACGCTTTCACTAGCTTACTCTGTTAAGGTAAGTTTATTTCGttatcatatatgtatgtagttaaGGGGAAATATTCTGATTCGCatgattttgtaatatattaatattttttaattatagttggtttttttttttttaatatttaatacatttttgtttagagGGTTTAAAACATGGATcgcaaataagagttatttattttaaaaaatgcgAAACAATTACTTTGGAACCTTTCCACATGGCGAattcttttttcttatataaatacagGGAATAATTACACTTCAATTccggtccgattttcattatattaaaaccaaatttcGGAgataatgataaaaatatgttgaaaaacagccaagttataattttttttctttaatttgtcgatcatttctatggcagctatatgatattaTCGTCAGATTCGGCCCTTTCCGACaaatatagcagtgagagttttcagaagactatatgcaaagtttcattcatatagctttaaaactgagggactagttacaaacttctgactgaaattataataccctgcaagggtataaagatagattattaataaatatcattttctgttttattttctagAAAATGATGAAAGATAATAACTTGGTTCGTCATCTGGATGCCTGTGAAACGATGGGCAATGCCACTGCCATATGTTCAGATAAAACTGGAACTTTAACTACAAATCGAATGACTGTCGTTCAATCGTACATTTGTGAGAAACTGTGCAAAGTATTGCCAACTTTAAACGATATACCGCAGCATGTGGGAAATTTGATAACAATGGGAATATCTGTGAACTCTGCCTACACTTCCAATATtatggtatatattttaaaatattattttcaattattttacattgttattatatatattaatcttGTACTTTAAAATAGGCAGGCAAAAACCCCGGCGACTTGCCCATTCAAGTTGGCAACAAAACTGAGTGTGCTCTCTTGGGTTTTGTTCAGGCACTCGGTGTTAAGTATCAATCGATTCGTGATGAGATTCCGGAGGATAAGTTCACCCGCGTTTATACTTTCAATTCAGTCCGGAAAAGCATGGGTACGGTTATCCCGCGACCCAACGGCGGTTATCGGTTATATACCAAAGGAGCATCGGAGATTATTATGAAAaagtttgtattatttttttaatattatttaaaatagtaGTGCCCAAATACAACAGttgtatgtttattttaatatttatatacgatgataataataataaatattaatataatactaCATTTTAATGCACATTGAAAcaatatatgtaaaaaaaaaattatattatgttatgcttaaaatattttttaatgtaaaattatcataaatattatatataaaataatttaattgtttataatagATGCTCTTTTATCTATGGCCACGAGGGAACCCTAGAGAAGTTCACTCGCGATATGCAGGAGCGTTTAATTCGTGAAGTGATCGAACCTATGGCATGTGATGGCTTGCGCACCATTTCGGTAGCCTATCGAGACTTTGTACCGGGCAAAGCGGCCGTAAACGAAGTTCACATCGATGGTGAACCCAATTGGGACGATGAGGAGAACATAATGACAAACCTGACTTGCCTCTGTGTGGTTGGCATTGAAGATCCAGTACGTCCCGAGGTCC harbors:
- the PMCA gene encoding plasma membrane calcium-transporting ATPase 2 isoform X3, with product MATIDGRPAQYGISLKQLRELMEHRGREGVAKIGEFGGIHELCKKLYTSPNEGLSGSKADEEHRRETFGSNIIPPKPPKTFLTLVWEALQDVTLIILEVAALVSLGLSFYKPADEDAPLLQEEEEHHGWIEGLAILISVIVVVIVTAFNDYSKERQFRGLQSRIEGEHKFSVIRGGEVCQISVGDILVGDIAQIKYGDLLPADGCLIQSNDLKVDESSLTGESDHVKKGTDVDPMVLSGTHVMEGSGKMIVTAVGVNSQAGIIFTLLGAAVDEQEAEIKKMKKEAKKAIKQKSLTGESGKGSQPPPQTQHQAVHSEGTKSSESEGNHVPQSSSSATAAAPETGHKKEKSVLQAKLTKLAIQIGYAGSTIAVLTVIILIIQFCFKTFVIDEKPWKNTYANNLVKHLIIGVTVLVVAVPEGLPLAVTLSLAYSVKKMMKDNNLVRHLDACETMGNATAICSDKTGTLTTNRMTVVQSYICEKLCKVLPTLNDIPQHVGNLITMGISVNSAYTSNIMAGKNPGDLPIQVGNKTECALLGFVQALGVKYQSIRDEIPEDKFTRVYTFNSVRKSMGTVIPRPNGGYRLYTKGASEIIMKKCSFIYGHEGTLEKFTRDMQERLIREVIEPMACDGLRTISVAYRDFVPGKAAVNEVHIDGEPNWDDEENIMTNLTCLCVVGIEDPVRPEVPDAIRKCQRAGITVRMVTGDNVNTARSIASKCGILRPNDDFLVLEGKEFNRRIRDSNGDIQQHLIDKVWPRLRVLARSSPTDKYTLVKGIIDSTVSENREVVAVTGDGTNDGPALKKADVGFAMGIAGTDVAKEASDIILTDDNFSSIVKAVMWGRNVYDSIAKFLQFQLTVNVVAVIVAFIGACAVQDSPLKAVQMLWVNLIMDTLASLALATELPTPDLLLRKPYGRTKPLISRTMMKNILGQALYQLVVIFGLLFVGDLILDIESGRGQELNAGPTQHFTIIFNTFVMMTLFNEINARKIHGQRNVIEGLFTNPIFYTIWIFTMISQVLIIQYGKMAFSTKALSLDQWLWCIFFGIGTLVWGQLITSVPTRKLPKILSWGRGHPEEYTDAMNLGEERFDSIDSDKKPRAGQILWIRGLTRLQTQVIGGELQERLIPVPYSKSNTDQAIRVVNAFRQGLDARYGDHTNNTSLAEVLRKQTSLSKRLSETSSIEYADNIPDELTIPEIDVERLSSHSHTETAV
- the PMCA gene encoding plasma membrane calcium-transporting ATPase 3 isoform X4, with the protein product MATIDGRPAQYGISLKQLRELMEHRGREGVAKIGEFGGIHELCKKLYTSPNEGLSGSKADEEHRRETFGSNIIPPKPPKTFLTLVWEALQDVTLIILEVAALVSLGLSFYKPADEDAPLLQEEEEHHGWIEGLAILISVIVVVIVTAFNDYSKERQFRGLQSRIEGEHKFSVIRGGEVCQISVGDILVGDIAQIKYGDLLPADGCLIQSNDLKVDESSLTGESDHVKKGTDVDPMVLSGTHVMEGSGKMIVTAVGVNSQAGIIFTLLGAAVDEQEAEIKKMKKEAKKAIKQKSLTGESGKGSQPPPQTQHQAVHSEGTKSSESEGNHVPQSSSSATAAAPETGHKKEKSVLQAKLTKLAIQIGYAGSTIAVLTVIILIIQFCFKTFVIDEKPWKNTYANNLVKHLIIGVTVLVVAVPEGLPLAVTLSLAYSVKKMMKDNNLVRHLDACETMGNATAICSDKTGTLTTNRMTVVQSYICEKLCKVLPTLNDIPQHVGNLITMGISVNSAYTSNIMAGKNPGDLPIQVGNKTECALLGFVQALGVKYQSIRDEIPEDKFTRVYTFNSVRKSMGTVIPRPNGGYRLYTKGASEIIMKKCSFIYGHEGTLEKFTRDMQERLIREVIEPMACDGLRTISVAYRDFVPGKAAVNEVHIDGEPNWDDEENIMTNLTCLCVVGIEDPVRPEVPDAIRKCQRAGITVRMVTGDNVNTARSIASKCGILRPNDDFLVLEGKEFNRRIRDSNGDIQQHLIDKVWPRLRVLARSSPTDKYTLVKGIIDSTVSENREVVAVTGDGTNDGPALKKADVGFAMGIAGTDVAKEASDIILTDDNFSSIVKAVMWGRNVYDSIAKFLQFQLTVNVVAVIVAFIGACAVQDSPLKAVQMLWVNLIMDTLASLALATELPTPDLLLRKPYGRTKPLISRTMMKNILGQALYQLVVIFGLLFVGDLILDIESGRGQELNAGPTQHFTIIFNTFVMMTLFNEINARKIHGQRNVIEGLFTNPIFYTIWIFTMISQVLIIQYGKMAFSTKALSLDQWLWCIFFGIGTLVWGQLITSVPTRKLPKILSWGRGHPEEYTDAMNLGEERFDSIDSDKKPRAGQILWIRGLTRLQTQPAEPIRETEV
- the PMCA gene encoding plasma membrane calcium-transporting ATPase 2 isoform X2, with the translated sequence MATIDGRPAQYGISLKQLRELMEHRGREGVAKIGEFGGIHELCKKLYTSPNEGLSGSKADEEHRRETFGSNIIPPKPPKTFLTLVWEALQDVTLIILEVAALVSLGLSFYKPADEDAPLLQEEEEHHGWIEGLAILISVIVVVIVTAFNDYSKERQFRGLQSRIEGEHKFSVIRGGEVCQISVGDILVGDIAQIKYGDLLPADGCLIQSNDLKVDESSLTGESDHVKKGTDVDPMVLSGTHVMEGSGKMIVTAVGVNSQAGIIFTLLGAAVDEQEAEIKKMKKGESGKGSQPPPQTQHQAVHSEGTKSSESEGNHVPQSSSSATAAAPETGHKKEKSVLQAKLTKLAIQIGYAGSTIAVLTVIILIIQFCFKTFVIDEKPWKNTYANNLVKHLIIGVTVLVVAVPEGLPLAVTLSLAYSVKKMMKDNNLVRHLDACETMGNATAICSDKTGTLTTNRMTVVQSYICEKLCKVLPTLNDIPQHVGNLITMGISVNSAYTSNIMAGKNPGDLPIQVGNKTECALLGFVQALGVKYQSIRDEIPEDKFTRVYTFNSVRKSMGTVIPRPNGGYRLYTKGASEIIMKKCSFIYGHEGTLEKFTRDMQERLIREVIEPMACDGLRTISVAYRDFVPGKAAVNEVHIDGEPNWDDEENIMTNLTCLCVVGIEDPVRPEVPDAIRKCQRAGITVRMVTGDNVNTARSIASKCGILRPNDDFLVLEGKEFNRRIRDSNGDIQQHLIDKVWPRLRVLARSSPTDKYTLVKGIIDSTVSENREVVAVTGDGTNDGPALKKADVGFAMGIAGTDVAKEASDIILTDDNFSSIVKAVMWGRNVYDSIAKFLQFQLTVNVVAVIVAFIGACAVQDSPLKAVQMLWVNLIMDTLASLALATELPTPDLLLRKPYGRTKPLISRTMMKNILGQALYQLVVIFGLLFVGDLILDIESGRGQELNAGPTQHFTIIFNTFVMMTLFNEINARKIHGQRNVIEGLFTNPIFYTIWIFTMISQVLIIQYGKMAFSTKALSLDQWLWCIFFGIGTLVWGQLITSVPTRKLPKILSWGRGHPEEYTDAMNLGEERFDSIDSDKKPRAGQILWIRGLTRLQTQLRVIRAFRSTLEDLNERRSMHSLHSLRSPRSGGLGSHPLYNFNHLLSPNYNKQQSQQPKSPPHPQPQLQPLPSDISYIDEDPQQQPQQRTSPQLPSINVSAPNSSTLPSFLEIAHILKQQPQSHCNNTENETQQQTAKYTNGQNETRI
- the PMCA gene encoding plasma membrane calcium-transporting ATPase 2 isoform X1, giving the protein MATIDGRPAQYGISLKQLRELMEHRGREGVAKIGEFGGIHELCKKLYTSPNEGLSGSKADEEHRRETFGSNIIPPKPPKTFLTLVWEALQDVTLIILEVAALVSLGLSFYKPADEDAPLLQEEEEHHGWIEGLAILISVIVVVIVTAFNDYSKERQFRGLQSRIEGEHKFSVIRGGEVCQISVGDILVGDIAQIKYGDLLPADGCLIQSNDLKVDESSLTGESDHVKKGTDVDPMVLSGTHVMEGSGKMIVTAVGVNSQAGIIFTLLGAAVDEQEAEIKKMKKEAKKAIKQKSLTGESGKGSQPPPQTQHQAVHSEGTKSSESEGNHVPQSSSSATAAAPETGHKKEKSVLQAKLTKLAIQIGYAGSTIAVLTVIILIIQFCFKTFVIDEKPWKNTYANNLVKHLIIGVTVLVVAVPEGLPLAVTLSLAYSVKKMMKDNNLVRHLDACETMGNATAICSDKTGTLTTNRMTVVQSYICEKLCKVLPTLNDIPQHVGNLITMGISVNSAYTSNIMAGKNPGDLPIQVGNKTECALLGFVQALGVKYQSIRDEIPEDKFTRVYTFNSVRKSMGTVIPRPNGGYRLYTKGASEIIMKKCSFIYGHEGTLEKFTRDMQERLIREVIEPMACDGLRTISVAYRDFVPGKAAVNEVHIDGEPNWDDEENIMTNLTCLCVVGIEDPVRPEVPDAIRKCQRAGITVRMVTGDNVNTARSIASKCGILRPNDDFLVLEGKEFNRRIRDSNGDIQQHLIDKVWPRLRVLARSSPTDKYTLVKGIIDSTVSENREVVAVTGDGTNDGPALKKADVGFAMGIAGTDVAKEASDIILTDDNFSSIVKAVMWGRNVYDSIAKFLQFQLTVNVVAVIVAFIGACAVQDSPLKAVQMLWVNLIMDTLASLALATELPTPDLLLRKPYGRTKPLISRTMMKNILGQALYQLVVIFGLLFVGDLILDIESGRGQELNAGPTQHFTIIFNTFVMMTLFNEINARKIHGQRNVIEGLFTNPIFYTIWIFTMISQVLIIQYGKMAFSTKALSLDQWLWCIFFGIGTLVWGQLITSVPTRKLPKILSWGRGHPEEYTDAMNLGEERFDSIDSDKKPRAGQILWIRGLTRLQTQLRVIRAFRSTLEDLNERRSMHSLHSLRSPRSGGLGSHPLYNFNHLLSPNYNKQQSQQPKSPPHPQPQLQPLPSDISYIDEDPQQQPQQRTSPQLPSINVSAPNSSTLPSFLEIAHILKQQPQSHCNNTENETQQQTAKYTNGQNETRI